In Silene latifolia isolate original U9 population chromosome X, ASM4854445v1, whole genome shotgun sequence, the following proteins share a genomic window:
- the LOC141618892 gene encoding protein FAR1-RELATED SEQUENCE 1-like produces the protein MKKLTDKVESQICKETDFVERICGVVWDTDLEPIEFEEKWTQVINDFELNDNTWLTYMYGKRHKWIPAYFRDLPLGCLLKTTQRSESIDGTLVEFWLLFQSAMEQQRYNHRLLDAASDSTLPQVSSKTMIEKHASKIYTHTVFYEFQEQVQMAPCSCAVRGFSEQGNMHIINVEDAYRKHRIFQVAHNNESKETTCTYKMFERKGILCKHIIWIISGKGLQSIPEQYIETRWTKKSYRKPLYGLDGKLLQDYDPTDLRKLELSRVWSEFYATISVLNSMPENQIKELSLMLLQFREKINPTKERLTKDQELEMLLGCSTKSNILVLPPKIAKNKGSGMRMKSNKDKAIEKVAHNNESKETTCTCKMFERKGIICKHIIWIISEKDAKHTGASTSKLDGRRNHIESLCMDWMESYCKTTIPLI, from the exons atgaaaaaaCTTACCGATAAAGTTGAGTCACAGATTTGTAAGGAGACGGACTTTGTTGAGCGGATATGCGGAGTTGTTTGGGATACTGACTTGGAACCCATTGagtttgaagaaaaatggactCAAGTGATTAATGACTTTGAGTTGAATGATAATACTTGGTTGACATACATGTATGGCAAAAGGCACAAATGGATACCTGCTTACTTTAGGGATTTGCCTTTAGGCTGCCTTTTGAAGACtacacaaagatcagagagtaTAGATGGCACACTTGTAGAATTTTGGTTGCTTTTTCAGAGTGCAATGGAACAACAACGCTATAATCACAGGCTTCTTGATGCTGCAAGTGACAGCACATTGCCACAGGTTTCTTCTAAGACAATGATTGAAAAACATGCctctaaaatctacacacatactGTTTTCTATGAGTTCCAAGAGCAAGTGCAAATGGCTCCCTGTTCGTGTGCCGTTAGGGGGTTTTCTGAGCAAGGAAACATGCACATTATAAATGTTGAAGATGCCTACAGGAAGCATAGAATATTTCAG GTTGCTCACAATAACGAATCAAAGGAAACAACATGTACGTACAAGATGTTTGAGAGGAAAGGAATCCTTTGTAAACACATTATATGGATTATATCAGGAAAAGGACTGCAAAGCATACCGGAGCAGTACATCGAAACTAGATGGACgaagaaatcatatagaaagcctTTGTATGGACTGGATGGAAAGTTATTGCAAGACTACGATCCCACTGATTTGAGAAAATTGGAATTATCAAGGGTATGGTCAGAGTTTTATGCAACAATAAGTGTTCTTAACTCGATgcctgaaaatcaaatcaaggagCTAAGTTTGATGCTTTTACAATTCCGAGAGAAAATAAATCCAACCAAAGAGCGCTTGACAAAGGATCAAGAACTGGAAATGCTCTTAGGttgttcaacaaaatcaaatattCTTGTTCTTCCACCCAAGATTGCAAAAAACAAAGGAAGCGGCATGAGAATGAAATCAAACAAGGATAAGGCAATTGAGAAG GTTGCTCACAATAACGAATCAAAGGAAACAACATGTACGTGCAAGATGTTTGAGAGGAAAGGAATCATTTGTAAACACATTATATGGATTATATCGGAAAAGGATGCAAAGCATACCGGAGCAAGTACATCGAAACTAGATGGACgaagaaatcatatagaaagcctTTGTATGGATTGGATGGAAAGTTATTGCAAGACTACGATCCCACTGATTTGA